In Alphaproteobacteria bacterium, the sequence GAATGCGTGCCGCAGGGCACCTTCGCCGAGCGCATCCGCGCCGGCGGCGCCGGCATCCCGGCCTTCTTCACACCGGTGGCCTACGGCACCGACCTGGCGAAGGGCAAGGAAGTGCGCACCATCAACGGGCGCGACTGCGTGCTGGAGCATGCGATCAGCGGCGACCTCGCCCTGTTGCGCGCCGACATCGCCGACCGCTTCGGCAACCTCGTCTTCCGCCACGCCCAGATGAATTTCGGCCCGGCGATGGCGACGGCGGCGAAGCTGGCGGTGGCCGAGGTGCGCACGACGCAGGACGAGCCGATCACGCCCGAGCGCGTGCAGCTCTCCGGCGTCTTCGTCGATCGCGTCGTGGCGGTGGGAGCGTAAGGCCGATGCCCGGACTCAATCGCAACCAGATGGCCTGGCGCGCGGCGCAGGACATCGCCGACGGCACCGTGGTCAATCTCGGCATCGGCATCCCGGTGCTGGCCTCCGACCACCTGCCCGCCGGCCGCGACGTCTTCTTCCAGTCCGAGAACGGCGTGATCGGCGTCGGCCCGGCCGCCGCGCCCAGCGACGCCGACACCGACCTGGTCGACGCCGGCAGCCGCACCATCACCCTGCGATCCGGCGCCACCATCGTCGATTCGACCGCGTCCTTCGCCATGATCCGCGGCGGCCATATCGACGTCACCATCCTCGGCGCCTTCGAGGTCGCCTCGAACGGCGACTTCGCCAACTGGGATTCGCGCATCCCCGACAAGGGCCCGTTGGTCGGCGGCGCCATGGACCTCGCCGTCGGCGCGCGCGAGGTCTGGGCGATCATGGAGCACAACACGCGCGCCGGCGCGCCGCGCCTGCTCGAGCGCTGCGCCCTGCCGCTCACCGCCGTGCGCTGCGTGCGCCGCGTGTTCACCGACATCGCCGTGGTCGACGTCACCGATGCGGGCTTCGTCGTGCGAGAGCTGCTGGCCGAAATCAGCGTCGAGCAGCTGCGCGCGCGTACCGGCGCGCCGTTCACGCTGGCGGCGGACTTCCGTCCACTGGTTGTCCCGCCGCTTGCGGCGTGACGTGCGGCAAGCCGAGCGAATCTGTCATCCCCAGCGCAGCGAGGGATCCAGGCTTGCCCTGGGTGTCTCGCTGCGCTCGACACGACAGGGCGACTTTGCCTTTCCTCTCGCTGCTCTGGCCGCCTACTCTGCCGCCAGCGCGCCACTCTCCTGGGCCAGCAGGCCCTCGATGAAGCGGCGCATGACCATGCGGTTGCCGTCGGACACGATGTTGACCAGGCCCTGCTCGCCGAGCTCGTCGAGCCGCGCCTGCTGGGCCTCGACCATATCCTTGTCCTCGACGAAGGTGGGCGCGATCTCGCGATAGAGCTGCTCGGTCGCCTCGGGCTCGTTCTGGCGATAGCCGTTGGCGCAGGACCAGAAATAGAAGCACGAGGTCTCGGTCTCCGGCGTCAGCCCGTGGAACAGGCGGAACTGGAAGCCGCCTTCTCGTTTGCCTTCGTACGCGCCGGTGCCGGCCTCGGCTGCGCCGGTCCATTGCAGGACCGAGCTCGGCGCCACCCATTCGAACTCCTGCCAGCGATCGACGCGGCCCTTGAAGCCCGCGGCCTTTACGTAGCTCGGCGGCGGCACCGAATCGCGCATCCAGCGCGTGAACTTGATGCCGGTCGCGGTGCGGCTCGTCTGCATCTCGGCGTTGACGTGCACCGCCGGATTGCCGCCCACCGTCTTTGCATGCAGGTAGCCGAGATGCGTCAGGTCCATCAGATTGTCGACCATCAGCATGTAGTTGGCCCTGATCGGATAGCAGTCGTGCTTGTTGGGCCAATGCGCCTTGTCGTCGTGATAGGGGAAGTCGACGATTTTGCTCGGGTCGGCCGCGGCGGCATCGCCCATCCAGATCCACACGAACTGGTTCTTCTCGACCAGAGGGTAGCTGCGCACGCGCGCATTGTCGGAAATCCTGGTCTGGCCCGGCACCGCGACGCAGCGGCCCTCGCCGTCGAAGACGAGGCCGTGATAGCCGCACTGGATGCCTTGAGGCACCAGCTCACCCCTGGAGAGCGGCGCCGCCCGGTGGCAGCAGCGATCGACCAGCGCGGCGGCCCGCCCCTGATGATCGCGGAAGAGAACGATCGGCTCGTCGCAGATCCGCCGCGCCAGCGGCTTCTGCCCGAGCTCATCCGCCCAGGCCGCGATGTACCAAGCGTTACGAATGAACATCGTGAACTCCCTTGGTCGACGAGTTGAGCGAGTTCTTGACTGGGTGCATCGTTGCCAAGGCAGGCATGCACAATCACACTCTACCCTCGATCGGGCCACACGCACATCCCGAAGGCGTCCCGAGGCGGTGGCGCCCGCACCCGGCAGAAGGGTTGGCGACACCCGCGATCGGCTTCCTCACCACGGCGCGTCCCTCACCGTGGCGCCGGACTTCCAGCCACTGATCGTGCCGCCGCTTCCGGCGTGAGCTCGGCGGCACGCCGCCTCAGCAGATCCTGTTCGCGCCTGTTGCCCGCCAGCGCCGCAGCCGCTTCGAATGCGGCGCGCGCCTCCTCGTGGCGACCGAGCCTGCGAAGAAGATCGCCGCGAACGCTCGGCAGCAGGTGATACGCCTTCAGCGCCGGCTCGTGCATGAGCCGGTCGACGATCGACAGGCCGGCTTGCGGACCCTCGGCCATGCCGACGGCGACCGCGCGGTTGAGCTCGACGATGGGCGAGCGCACGAGCCCCGCCAGCTCGGCATAGAGACCGGCGATGCGCGACCAGTCGGTCTCGCCCGCCGTCCTCGCCAGGGCGTGGCAGGCGATGATGGCCGCCTGCAGCGTGTAGAAGCCGCTCGCGCCGCCCAGCTCGCGGGCGCGCCCGAGCGCCTGCATGCCGCGCCGGATCTGGAACTGGTCCCACAGCGCGCGGTTCTGATCCAGCATGAGTATCGGCTCGCCCGCCGCGTCGGTGCGCGCCGCGCTGCGCGAGGCGTTCAGCTCCATCAGCGCGAGCAGCCCGTGCGCCTCGGGCTCGTGCGGCGCGATCGAGGCGAGCACGCGGCCCATGCGCAGCGCCTCGTTGCAGAGCTGGGGACGCAGCCAGTCCGCGCCGCGCGCCGCGGCGTAGCCTTCGTTGAAGATCAGGTAGACGACCTCCAGCACCGAGGAGAGCCGCTCGCAGAGCGCTCCGCCGCGCGGCGTCTCATAGGCGAGACCCGATTCCGAAAGGATCCGTTTGGCGCGCACGATGCGCTGGGCGACCGTCGCGACCGGCAACAGAAACGCCCGGGCGATCTCCTCGGTCGTCAGGCCGCAGATCATGCGCAGCGCCAGGGCCGTGCGCGCCTCGCGCGACAGCAGCGGATGACAGGCGGTGAAGATGAGCCGCAGCATCTCGTCGCCGATGTCGTCGTCCAGGGCGGAATCCCAGTCGGGCATGGCCCGTTGTTGTTCCTCCAGGTCCCGGACGAGCATCTCGTGCGTGCGATCGAGCATCGGGCGGCGGCGCAGATGATCGAGGGCACGACGCCTGGCGGTCGTCATCAGCCAGGCGCCGGGCCTTTCGGGAACACCCGTCGTGGGCCACTGCTCGAGCGCGGCCAGCAGGGCCTCCTGCGTCATCTCCTCGGCCAGCGGCACATCGCGCAGCATCCGCGCCAGGCTGGTGATCAGCCGCGGCTGCTCGATCCGCCACGCCGCGAGGATCGCGCGATGGGCGTCGGCGGCCATCATGGCCGCCGACGATGTGGGGCCGATCCCCGCCTCAGGGGCCGGCGAAAGCGCGAAGCTCGCACGTGCCTTCCCATCCCGGCATGAAGTCCTTGTGGAGTTGCATGAACTCGCGCGCGGAGGCCACGGCCTCCTCCTTGCCCGGCAACTCGAAGATCGCGTAACCGCCGATGACCTCCTTGGCCTCGACGAACGGGCCGTCGACGACGCTGAGCTGTCCGTCGACGATCCGCACCTGCGCGCCGGTGGCAAGCGGCATCAGCCCGCCACTGTCGAGCATGCGGCCGGCCTTGATCTCCCGGTTGGCGAGCTTGTTCATCGCCTCCATGAGTTCCGGCGTCGGCCCGCCGGTGTGGGCGGATGTAACGATGAACATGAAGCGCATGTGAGAACTCCTCCTGAGGCGAGCAGCCGGCACCATTGCCGGGAACCGTCTCGCTATTCAGGTCGACGAACCAGCCCATGGCAGATCGACGAGCCTTCGCACAAATCGCCTGTGGCTTGACAGCTCGCGGCAAATGTTCCCTATTTGTTCCATATGACTGGTCGGGATGGACGATGACGGCCACCATCCTCCATGCGGATCTGGACGCCTTCTACGCCTCGGTCGAGCAGCTGCTCGACCCGTCGCTGCGCGGCAAGCCGATCGCCGTCGGTGGCGGGGTCGTGCTGGCGGCGTCCTACGAGGCCAAGGCCTTCGGCGTGCACAGCGCGATGCCGGGTCGGCGCGCGCGCGAGCTGTGCCCGCAACTCGTCTTCGTCGAGGGCCACTTCAAGGAGTACCAGCGGCTGGGCGACGCGGCCATGAAGGTGATCGGCGACTTCACGCCGCTCGTCGAACGGATCTCCATCGACGAGGCGTTCGCCGATGTCGCGGGCTGCACCCATCTCTTCGGCTCGCCGTCGGACATCGCCCGTCAGATCCGCCACCGCGTGCGCACGGAGCTCGGCCTGCCGATCTCGGTCGGCGTGGCGCGCACCAAGCACCTGGCCAAGATCGCCTCGCAGGTCGCCAAGCCGGACGGGCTGCTCGTCGTCGATCCCGAGGCCGAGCTCGACTTCCTGCACAACCTGCCCGTCGAGCTGATGTGGGGCGTGGGCCCGGCCACCAAGGCGCGGCTGGCCGATATCGGCGTGACGACCATCGGGCAGCTGGCCAAGACATCGCCGCGCGCGCTCGAGCGGCTGCTCGGGCCGGCGGCGGGCGAAAAGCTCGCGGCGCTGGCGTGGAACCGCGATCCACGCGCGATCAGGACGCAGCATCGCGCGCGATCGGCCGGCGCACAGTCGGCGCTCGGCCGCAAGCCGGCCGAAGCGCGCGTGATCCATCCCACGCTGGCGCATCTCGCCGACCGCATCGGCACGCGCCTGCGCGCCAAGTCCCTGGCCGGGCGAACCGTGACCGTGCGCGTGCGCTTCGCCGATCTGCGCGCCGTCACCCGCGCCGTCACGCTCGACGCGCCGATTTCGGCGACGTTGAGCCTCACCGAGATCGCCGAGGACCTGGTGCACGCCGTCCTCGCGCAGCATCCCGACGAACGCATTATCTCACTGCTGGCGATCTCCGTGTCGCATCTCGAGAAGGTTTCCCGCCTGCAACTGGAATTCGCGCTGGGGCTGCGCGACGAGGATCGCCGCCCGGGCACCAAGCGGGGCATGACGCGCAATGCCGCCGATCGCGCGATCGACAAGATCCGCCATCGCTTCGGACAGGGCGCGGTGGGTTACGGATCGGCCGCGCTCGGACCGCAGCGTTCGGTTCCCGACGCGTTTCGCGAACTCGCCGAACGGGATCTGTAGTCGAGGGACGGATCGGGTCGCCGCCGATCCGCCGGCCCGGCATGGAATGCCGGGTAGCGGATCGGCGGTCCCCCCTTCAACGGAAGGCCTGGACCTTCTCGTTGTCCTCCTTCGACAGCGCATGGGCGAAGAGCGTCCATGTCGCGTTGCTGTCGTGCACGACCTCGAGCCTCAGCGTCACCGTCGCACCGGGCAGCGGCGTGATGACGGCCTGCTCCTCGGCCTTGCCGTTCCAGCCGGCGATCAGGTCACGCTGCCCGCCGCGGAAGTCGCGACTGGCCGGCGGACCGAAGCGCGCCGTCGTCTCATCGAGAATCGCCGTGGCGGGCTTGGCCGGCGGCGACTGGCTCAGCGAAACCTCGACCACCTTCGCGCCGCTCAAGGGCGAGACGAAGGTGGCGGAAAGCGTGCGGCCGTCGCTGAGCCGGGCGATCAGGCGCCGCACGTAGGTCTCGGTGCCCTTGTCGCGACGCGCCTGCGGCGTCAGCTGGGAGATGCGCCGGACGTCGCGCACGTCGCTGCGCCGCCCCAGCGCCGCCTCGACCTCGGCCAGGCTCATGCCCGGCTTCAGGTCCAGCAGGTCGGCGGCCTCGATCGGAGAGGGCGCCGCCGCCGCAATGCGGCCGATGACCATCGCGCAGAGCGTGACGATGACGGCCAGGGCGAGGAACGCCGCATCGGGCAGACGACGCCGCGGCACAGCACGCGCCGCCACCTTTCCAGGCATGACGATCACGGCGGGAAGCACACGCGGGCGTAGCTCCAGGGCGTGATGAACTGCGGCAGCACCGACGTGGCCGGCTCGCCCGCATCCATGCGCGCGGCGTCGAGATAGGGCGTGGGATCGATCAGGTCGGAGCGCCGCTGATAGGGCGGGTTGCGTCGGTTGGTGAGCGGCCCGGTCGCCGAGTTGTCGTACATCTCGAAGTGCAGCATGTGGCTGCCGCCCGAGAGCCGGCCGATGCTGCCGATGTGCTGACCCTTCATGACCTCGGCCCCGACGCGGATGCCTGCCGGCAGCCGGCGCGAGATCTCGCCGTAGCGCACGGTGAAGATGCCGTGGTCGACCTCGAGCGCGTAGGTGTCGTGATAGAAATAGTAGAACGCTTTGACGGTGCCGTCCTCGACGGCGCGCACCGGCGTGCCGACCGGTGCGATCAGGTCACAGCCCGCATGCTTGCGGGTGCCGCTGGAGCGGTTGGCACCAAAGCGCCGTCCGCCCGTGTTGTAGGCCTGCGATGGCCTGGCATTGAGTGGAAACAACATCGGAAACCTCCCGGACAAAGCTACCCCCCGACGGGCTCCCCTTTAGTCCAAAGTATGTGGTTACTCACTTTTCTTGTCAACGGAAGAGTCGACAGAACTCTCCACGCCCGGCGGAAGATACCGACTACGATGCCGACCGGCTGTTACCGGAGGAACAGGCATGCCGCGCCACGCATTTTTCTGCTTCCATCGCGAGCGCGATCGCTGGCGGGCCGACCAGGTGCGCAAGAGCTGGATCGAGCGCGACACCAGCGAGTCCGGTTTCCCCGATCCGCAAGAGTGGAACGCGATCCTCGATGGCGGCGACGAGGCGCTCGACGCCTGGATCGACCAGCAGCTGCAGGGCACGACGGTGACGGTGGTCCTGGTCGGCGCCGAGACAGCCGAGCAGGACCACGTGCTGAGCGAGATCGAGAAGAGCTACGACCGCGGCAACGGGCTGGTCGTGATCCACATCAACGGCATGCTCGACCAGGGCGGCGCGCGCGACAGGAAGGGCGCCAACCCGCTAGCCGATTTCCAGGTCGACCACGACCGCGTGAAGGTGCCGCTGTCGAAGCTGTATCCGGCCTATGACTGGGTCACCGACATGGGCCGCATGAACCTCAACGGGTGGATCGAGGACGCCGCGCGGCGCGCCAACAAGGCGTGAGCCCCACCGGGCGGCTGCTCGCCCTCCTCGACCATCTCGGAATCGGGCGTGCGCACATCGCGACGCAGATGCCCGGCGACATCGCCGGGCTGGCGTCGTTGCACGGCGAGCGTCTGGCCGGCGTCGTGCTGTGCGTGCCGACGCGGCTCGATCCGGCGCAGTACGTGCGGGTGGGCGAGCGCGTGCTGATGATCTCGGGCGCCCGCGGCCTGACCGCCGACGTCACGTCGCGCGCCGCCGAGCGGCTGGCTGGCGCCGAGCGTCATGTGCTCGCCGACTACGATGCGCCGGGCTGGGCCGATGTCGTCGCCGATCGCACGGCCGAGATCGTCGGCCGCATGAGCGGCTTCCTCCGCGGCCACGCCGCCAGCGTGCCGACGCCGCCGGCGGCCGAGGGCATGCACGCCGAGATCACCTATCGCATCGAAGGTTCCGGTCCGGCACTGCTGTTGCTGCCGTTCTTCCTCGCGCCGTCGCAATGGGCGCCGGCGATGCCCGAACTGACTCGACGCTTCACCGTGATCACCCTCGGCGGCCCGCATTTGGGCGGCGTCGCCGCGCTCGAGGATCGGGCGAGGGCGCCGACCTACCAGGCGATGTTCCGCACCCTGATCGACATCATGGCGCCGAAGCCCGGCGAAGCGATCCTCGACGTCGGCTGCGGCGCCGGCTCGCTCGACCGGCTGCTGGCGAAGCGCCTGGGCAGCGCCAACCCGATCACGGCGATGGATACCAACGCCTTCCTGCTGCGTGAGGCCGCGACGCTCGCCAGGGCCGAGGGCGTCGACGGCACGATCCGCTTCGTGCCCGGCGACGCCGAGATGCTGCCCTTCCCCGACGCCAGCTTCGACTGCGCCTTCTCCGTCACCGTGCTCGAGGAATGCGACGCCGATCGCGCGATCGCCGAAATGAAGCGTGTGGTGAAGCCCGGCGGCCGCATCGGCATCGTCGTGCGCGCGCTCGACATGCCGCAATGGTGGAACCTGCAACTGCCCCAGGACATTGCGGAGAAGATCGTCGTGCCGCCGCAATCCGTCGCCGCCAAGGGCGTCGCCGACGCCAGCCTCTACCGCCGCATGCGCGAGGCGGGCCTGGTCGCCCTCACCGGATTTCCCTCGCTGATCACGCTCGACCGGCCCGAGGGCCCGATCTGGCGCTATCGCGAGGACCACGCGCTGTCGTTGCTCAGCGCGGATCAGATGCCGATCTGGCGCGCCACGCGCGACGCCGCCGAACAGGCCGGCCTGCTTTTCATGGCCCACCCCATGCACTGCGCGGTGGGCGTCAAGCCGGCTTGAGCCGACACGAACTCTTTGTCATCCCGAGCGGAGCGAGGGATCCAGAGGAGCCGCCTGGATCCCTCGCTCCGCTCGGGATGACAATCGGTGCCTACGCCTGATTGCTGAAGAACCTGTTGGGCGGGCGCCTGAGGCCCAGGTTCTCGCGCAAGGTGGTGCCCTCGTACTCCTTGCGGAACAGGCCGCGGCGCTGCAGCTCGGGCACGACGCGGTCGACGAAATCGTCGAGGCCTTCGGGCAGGTACGGGAACATCACGTTGAAGCCGTCGCTGCCCTCCTCCATCAGCCACTGCTCCATCTGCTCGGCGATGGTCTGCGGCGTGCCGACGAAGGAGAGACCGGCGAAGCCGCCCAGCCGCTGCGCCAGCTGGCGCACCGTGAGCCCGTCGCGCTGGGCCAGCGCAATGGCGCGCTCGCGGCCGCTCTGGCTGGCATTGCTCGGCGGAATCTCCGGCAGCGGCCCATCGGGATCGAACTTCGAGGCGTCGGTGCCCAGCGCGATGGACAGCGAGGCGATGGCGCTGTCGTAGTGCACCAGGCTGTCGAGATGGGCGCGCTTGGCCTTCGCTTCCTCGACCGTGTCGCCGACCACGACGAAGGCGCCGGGCAGGATCTTGAG encodes:
- a CDS encoding 3-oxoacid CoA-transferase subunit A yields the protein MAIDKRVASCAAAMEGVRDGAVVFVSGFGGAGFANKLLVALREHGAKELTLVVNSATHRASLTHELIANGQVRKVIASAGRGREPGLSVFEQLLKDGRIEFECVPQGTFAERIRAGGAGIPAFFTPVAYGTDLAKGKEVRTINGRDCVLEHAISGDLALLRADIADRFGNLVFRHAQMNFGPAMATAAKLAVAEVRTTQDEPITPERVQLSGVFVDRVVAVGA
- a CDS encoding 3-oxoacid CoA-transferase subunit B; its protein translation is MPGLNRNQMAWRAAQDIADGTVVNLGIGIPVLASDHLPAGRDVFFQSENGVIGVGPAAAPSDADTDLVDAGSRTITLRSGATIVDSTASFAMIRGGHIDVTILGAFEVASNGDFANWDSRIPDKGPLVGGAMDLAVGAREVWAIMEHNTRAGAPRLLERCALPLTAVRCVRRVFTDIAVVDVTDAGFVVRELLAEISVEQLRARTGAPFTLAADFRPLVVPPLAA
- a CDS encoding aromatic ring-hydroxylating dioxygenase subunit alpha, which codes for MFIRNAWYIAAWADELGQKPLARRICDEPIVLFRDHQGRAAALVDRCCHRAAPLSRGELVPQGIQCGYHGLVFDGEGRCVAVPGQTRISDNARVRSYPLVEKNQFVWIWMGDAAAADPSKIVDFPYHDDKAHWPNKHDCYPIRANYMLMVDNLMDLTHLGYLHAKTVGGNPAVHVNAEMQTSRTATGIKFTRWMRDSVPPPSYVKAAGFKGRVDRWQEFEWVAPSSVLQWTGAAEAGTGAYEGKREGGFQFRLFHGLTPETETSCFYFWSCANGYRQNEPEATEQLYREIAPTFVEDKDMVEAQQARLDELGEQGLVNIVSDGNRMVMRRFIEGLLAQESGALAAE
- a CDS encoding RNA polymerase sigma factor yields the protein MMAADAHRAILAAWRIEQPRLITSLARMLRDVPLAEEMTQEALLAALEQWPTTGVPERPGAWLMTTARRRALDHLRRRPMLDRTHEMLVRDLEEQQRAMPDWDSALDDDIGDEMLRLIFTACHPLLSREARTALALRMICGLTTEEIARAFLLPVATVAQRIVRAKRILSESGLAYETPRGGALCERLSSVLEVVYLIFNEGYAAARGADWLRPQLCNEALRMGRVLASIAPHEPEAHGLLALMELNASRSAARTDAAGEPILMLDQNRALWDQFQIRRGMQALGRARELGGASGFYTLQAAIIACHALARTAGETDWSRIAGLYAELAGLVRSPIVELNRAVAVGMAEGPQAGLSIVDRLMHEPALKAYHLLPSVRGDLLRRLGRHEEARAAFEAAAALAGNRREQDLLRRRAAELTPEAAARSVAGSPAPR
- the dinB gene encoding DNA polymerase IV, which produces MTATILHADLDAFYASVEQLLDPSLRGKPIAVGGGVVLAASYEAKAFGVHSAMPGRRARELCPQLVFVEGHFKEYQRLGDAAMKVIGDFTPLVERISIDEAFADVAGCTHLFGSPSDIARQIRHRVRTELGLPISVGVARTKHLAKIASQVAKPDGLLVVDPEAELDFLHNLPVELMWGVGPATKARLADIGVTTIGQLAKTSPRALERLLGPAAGEKLAALAWNRDPRAIRTQHRARSAGAQSALGRKPAEARVIHPTLAHLADRIGTRLRAKSLAGRTVTVRVRFADLRAVTRAVTLDAPISATLSLTEIAEDLVHAVLAQHPDERIISLLAISVSHLEKVSRLQLEFALGLRDEDRRPGTKRGMTRNAADRAIDKIRHRFGQGAVGYGSAALGPQRSVPDAFRELAERDL
- a CDS encoding M23 family metallopeptidase; amino-acid sequence: MLFPLNARPSQAYNTGGRRFGANRSSGTRKHAGCDLIAPVGTPVRAVEDGTVKAFYYFYHDTYALEVDHGIFTVRYGEISRRLPAGIRVGAEVMKGQHIGSIGRLSGGSHMLHFEMYDNSATGPLTNRRNPPYQRRSDLIDPTPYLDAARMDAGEPATSVLPQFITPWSYARVCFPP
- a CDS encoding TIR domain-containing protein is translated as MPRHAFFCFHRERDRWRADQVRKSWIERDTSESGFPDPQEWNAILDGGDEALDAWIDQQLQGTTVTVVLVGAETAEQDHVLSEIEKSYDRGNGLVVIHINGMLDQGGARDRKGANPLADFQVDHDRVKVPLSKLYPAYDWVTDMGRMNLNGWIEDAARRANKA
- a CDS encoding methyltransferase domain-containing protein, which encodes MSPTGRLLALLDHLGIGRAHIATQMPGDIAGLASLHGERLAGVVLCVPTRLDPAQYVRVGERVLMISGARGLTADVTSRAAERLAGAERHVLADYDAPGWADVVADRTAEIVGRMSGFLRGHAASVPTPPAAEGMHAEITYRIEGSGPALLLLPFFLAPSQWAPAMPELTRRFTVITLGGPHLGGVAALEDRARAPTYQAMFRTLIDIMAPKPGEAILDVGCGAGSLDRLLAKRLGSANPITAMDTNAFLLREAATLARAEGVDGTIRFVPGDAEMLPFPDASFDCAFSVTVLEECDADRAIAEMKRVVKPGGRIGIVVRALDMPQWWNLQLPQDIAEKIVVPPQSVAAKGVADASLYRRMREAGLVALTGFPSLITLDRPEGPIWRYREDHALSLLSADQMPIWRATRDAAEQAGLLFMAHPMHCAVGVKPA